The sequence CGATGCGCAGGAAATTACCTTTGATATCGTCTACATAATTATGGTCATCATGATCGTGGCTGGTGAGCACCACATCCGCCTCCTCGGTAATCTTTCCATAAGCAAGGGCCCCGTCGAATGCCCCGGACTGGTAAGGATCGATAATGATCTTCACGCCCTGATCGGTCGTAATCTTAAACGCCGCATGACCAAACCATTTGATCTTCATCCCTTGCCTCCTCACGTTTTTCTTGATAATAAACCGGGGGGGAAAAAGTGTCAAGGAACATGAAAAACCTTTCAGGGCGTAAAATCCTTGACAACAGGTCCTGCCTGCCGGGAAAATAGAGAAGTCGATTGAGATCACCAGTGCAGACAATAGAGACTGATTTTCCCCGCCATGGAAGGCAATGACATCTTGATATGGAGGTGCTATGGAACAGGGTCGGCTGGAGGCATATAACGAATGGGGAGAGTTACGTACCGCCCTCGTCGGTATCGAGGATCAGACCATGGAGCCGGAGTGGGTGGATGCCCTTAAATGGCTTTCCCCGGAGGGTAAACAATTCTGCCTGGACTACGGGGGCAGGAAAACGGAAGAGATCTTCCCTGACAAGGCGCGGGAGATCAGAAGCCAGCTTGTTCATTCTCCTCCCCCTCAACGCCACCATAGAATACGGCAGCGGCCCCCGCTGCCTCACCTGCGCGCTAAAGCGCGACCCGTAGACAAATAGGCCCAATAACCGTTTTCGTGTCTAACGAAACAATTTCACCAGGCGCGGTCAACACTCTCTTTAAATGAAACGTGCTTACCAAGAGCCCGCAGCGAACGCTGCGGGCCAATTCAACTGCACAGTTTTTTCCGGCATCCATATTACAAAAGAATAAAAGTGCCGGGTTGACTGGACGGCCGCACGGGCTGGAAAGTTCAGATTCGTTGCTCTGGGAGCATCGCAGGACCGTAGCCCCCTCCCAAGAGGTACAAGTTGCACTGTGGCCGGGTACCCGCACCCTCTAATCAAACCAAAAAGATAGGATCTGCGCCTGCGGGCGGCAAGTCCGAGGGCTCGAGCGAACCAGGGCGGCGGAGATGGGCTTTTCAGTTCGCGCCGGTGGCCATCAACAAAAATAAATCACCAGATAAACTATCGTCGATAAATCAACAATTTACGGCATGAAACGCCCCAAATCCTCTCCAACACCCTGTGCTCTTACACTGCTGGACGAAGAAGGCGGGCTGTGGTATAAAAAGTGTCTTACATCGGCGGCCTGACCGCCTTAAAAAGGAGCTGCTTTGGACACCTATTTTATTAAAATATCCGTAACCCCCCTGCCTGACAACCCCATGGTCACCAAAGTGGAGAGCGCCCACGTCCACTTTTGGATCGTGGAGCCTTCCCAGGAAGAGGCGCTGAAGCGGGCCACCCGCTACCTCGCCTCTTACAAATGGCAGATCGAGGCCATCGAATCCGGACCCGTGGCGACCAGCGCCGCTGATTTCGTGACCCAGCAGGAAGGATTGAAAGGCTGGTGGAAGGCGAAACAAAAAGGCTTCGCCGCCCATTTCGAGGCAAAGCCGATACCCGGGGAATTCAAGAAAAGCTGACGAGCCCCCGGCCGTCTTACGAGCTGAGCATCGCCTCGTGGAGCTTCAGATCGGCTCGTACCAGGGCTTCCGCCAAAGAAGCGGCCGCCTTGAAAAATGACGTCTCCGCTGTTTTTTCGATATGCGTGGCAAACAGGGGGATCCAGATTGCGAGGTGGTCCCTCACGAATGCCTGCTCCTCTTTCAATTCCTTGACGATGGGCTCAAATTCACGCTCATAAAGGCCCATCCTCTCCGAGAGATCGAGGCCCGAGAGAAAACGGAAAGCGAATTCAACGGCCACATGATCGTCGGGCTCTTTGAAGGCCTGCTCCTTCTCGAAACCCCCCTTTTTATATATTTCCATTATTTCACGGGTTGCGGCTCCAT comes from Syntrophorhabdaceae bacterium and encodes:
- a CDS encoding molecular chaperone TorD family protein, with translation MSEWSDNLRDCLTISSSLYGALATSFYSEPTRKALTRMREELIDLSHMKAIWDEPGVWEKAEKLEEALVHLKLKEGARDYAALFAGGKEGSLCPSESSYLEHTLYGAATREIMEIYKKGGFEKEQAFKEPDDHVAVEFAFRFLSGLDLSERMGLYEREFEPIVKELKEEQAFVRDHLAIWIPLFATHIEKTAETSFFKAAASLAEALVRADLKLHEAMLSS
- a CDS encoding MBL fold metallo-hydrolase, with translation MKIKWFGHAAFKITTDQGVKIIIDPYQSGAFDGALAYGKITEEADVVLTSHDHDDHNYVDDIKGNFLRI